A single window of Crassostrea angulata isolate pt1a10 chromosome 8, ASM2561291v2, whole genome shotgun sequence DNA harbors:
- the LOC128158237 gene encoding uncharacterized protein LOC128158237, whose product MDPHSSAQDVHRCDLCETAIVHSYCDFCHVNLCKPCIIDHILDEYDKHKIVPFQKRRSTLIHSKCETHPHRKCEFQCKDYNNMLVCSSCMASKQHKGHNFVEVTEVYKTKKDDIKKDTKELENHISPTYEEIAFDLENQLASLDGGYEKLETSMSNQGEQWHREIDFIVNKMKTEISKIKVKHKELLQKHLNEIKQIQSLIKETLHALRKIEESTEVSPIIEYSSKIREFSKLPPKVKVSLPTFIPKPIDREKLSIWFGHITPLSTATEENILSQNQPYTPNRELLDEPELVATIQTGYRNLCSVTCVNEDMIWTSGMSANIKCLDIKGSTLDTIFTKSGIWPNDIAVDSDGNLLYSDRGTRTVYKIKRSQTEELVRLQGWRLYNLCVTSTGDLLVTMYSDNQTESKVVRYSGSKLKQTIQFDDEGKPLYSGNCFMKYITENRNHDICVADYKADAVVVVNQDGKLRWRYTAHPSVNKNKPFQPRGITTDSKSRILTADSDNHSIHILDQNGPFLRYIDNCYLEDPFGLCVDNNGNLFVCELYKGNVKKFKY is encoded by the coding sequence ATGGATCCTCATTCTAGTGCTCAGGATGTGCAccgatgtgacctttgtgagaccgcCATAGTACACAGCTACTGCGACTTTTGCCATGTCAACCTATGTAAACCCTGTATAATAGATCATATATTAGATGAATATGACAAACATAAGATAGTTCCTTTCCAGAAACGAAGATCAACCcttattcattcaaaatgtgAAACACATCCACACAGAAAATGTGAATTCCAGTGCAAGGATTACAATAATATGTTGGTTTGTTCTTCCTGCATGGCATCTAAACAGcacaagggacataactttgtAGAAGTTACAGAAGTTTACAAGACAAAGAAAgatgatattaaaaaagatacaaaagagttagaaaatcatatttcccctaCATATGAAGAAATTGCATTCGACTTAGAAAATCAGCTTGCCAGCCTTGATGGAGGATATGAGAAACTTGAAACATCGATGTCCAATCAAGGAGAgcaatggcacagagaaattGACTTCATtgtcaacaaaatgaaaactgaaatcagCAAAATAAAGGTAAAACACAAAGAACTTTTACAGaaacatttgaatgaaatcaaacagatacaGTCTCTTATAAAGGAAACACTGCATGCTTTAAGGAAAATTGAGGAGTCCACTGAAGTATCTCCTATCATTGAATACAGCTCTAAGATCAGAGAGTTTAGCAAGCTTCCACCCAAGGTTAAGGTATCACTGCCAACATTCATTCCAAAACCAATAGACCGCGAGAAGCTGTCTATTTGGTTTGGACATATAACACCATTATCTACTGCTACAGAAGAAAATATATTGTCACAAAACCAACCCTACACACCAAACAGAGAACTACTAGATGAACCTGAACTTGTTGCCACAATACAAACTGGGTATAGAAACCTATGTAGTGTCACCTGTGTAAATGAAGACATGATATGGACAAGTGGAATGAGTGCTAATATCAAATGCTTAGATATCAAAGGTTCAACACTTGACACAATCTTTACAAAATCAGGTATTTGGCCCAATGATATAGCTGTAGACAGTGATGGGAATCTACTGTACTCAGATAGAGGAACAAGAACAGTGTATAAAATAAAGAGAAGCCAGACAGAAGAGTTGGTCAGATTACAGGGATGGAGGCTATATAATCTGTGTGTCACCTCTACTGGTGATCTCCTGGTTACCATGTACAGTGATAATCAAACTGAATCCAAAGTTGTCCGTTACTCGGGATCTAAattgaaacaaacaattcaatttgatgatgaaggtaaacctctgtactcagggaattgttttatgaaatatatcacagagaacagaaaccatgacatctGTGTAGCAGACTATAAGGCTGATGCTGTGGTGGTAGTTAATCAGGACGGAAAACTCAGGTGGAGATACACCGCACATCCGTCAGTTAACAAGAACAAACCATTTCAACCAAGGggtatcacaacagacagtAAGAGTcgtatcctgacagcagacagtGACAACCACTCTATCCACATTCTGGATCAGAATGGACCGTTTCTTcgttacattgataactgttATCTGGAGGATCCAtttggtttatgtgtggacaataATGGCAATTTATTTGTGTGTGAGCTTTACAAAGgaaatgtaaagaaattcaaatat